GAAACTAAGACGGGAATGGGCGGGGCCATATAAATAGGCTCCAAAGCCACTCAGACCCAGGGGAGGGGCCTTCCAGCGGGGTGGGCGGGTCTTTTACAACTCTGTCCCAGGGGAGGAGCCTGAGCTCAGTGGGCGGGATTCACCTCCAATAGGTAGCTTTACCGGAGTCGCGGTTTAGTCTCCGTCCATGGACGCCGCGTGAACTGCTTCCTTCTTGTTGCTAAATTTCATCCCCAGCGTGGAGGGTAGAGGGGAGACCTGGAGGGAGATGCAGAAAGAATGTGGCCTGTCTTGCGATTAAGAGACGCCTAATGGATTTCTCCTTCGGGGTCTCAGGCGTCCGGGCCTCAGTGCACCCCTCGGAATCATGGCATTCGGGCACCAATGCACCCTACCAAGGCTCAGGCACCAATGCAGTCCCTCCGGAacctatgcatcaggactccaATCGATTCTTTTCCGGGAGATCCTGGCGTCCAGCCCCCAATCCACTTCCCGAAGACCCAGGCATCCAGGCCCGGACCCGAGCCCGGCTCACCTGCGGAAGGCCCCTCCCCGGGGGCGGGGCTCCGGGCCCCTCCCGCAGCGGCCGCTGCAGCTGCTGCGCTGCCCTCGGACGCGGCGGAGCTGCACCTCCCGGCGCGCGCCCAGCgacgggaggggagggagggtgcgCGAGTTGCTCTGCCCAGCCTCATTTCCATCCACTCCTCCCACGCGGGGCCCGGTGGGGGCGTCAGTACGCATGCGCAGTCGCGGCCAGCTGAGGCTGCCGCGGGAGAAGAAATCGAAGGGGTGGGTGCGCGAGGCAGGCAAGTTGGTGAGCAAGCGCGGAGCTAGTCTAAGGGCTATAGGAAAGTGTACTGCGGCTTGCGGGGCCTACGGTGGCTGAGTGGAGTCAAGCACGTGCAGGACCTAACTCGGGGAAACTGGGTTTCGAGATCACTGAGACACTGCCCAGCATAGGCaccttccctctctgtgtcccccttCCTTTCGAGAATTCGTTGGGAACCTGAGTTCACTCTCCGGAGGGAATTGCAAGAAACGTCTGCCCAAGGCTTTTGCAAAGAAGTCAGGCCAATTTTCCGTGAGTGGGCGGGGTGAGACTCCAGGTTCAGAGAGAGCTGAGGTCcaataaaaaatgtgttatttgcATAGGCCCCCGGCACCCTTCGCCATTGGGTGATTCAAGAAtctcagcccctcccaccccaatGCCCCGGCCCAGATGTGGTAAGGGGAGGGGGACGGCGGTTCCCGAAATATCCCAGCGGGAGTTCTTGGGAGGGTTGGATCTCCtggtgccaggccctgggtgCCACGCTTGGCACCCTTCCCCGGGCCATGACGGTGCACTTTCCCGCCCAGCACCAGAATGACCGTGAAGTGCCCATAAAAATGCCCTGCATGGGTGGGTCTTCAGTGTGATAAGGTCTGGCGAGTCCTGGGAGCCCTGGGTGTTAGGTGTAGGGTTATTCGAACTCTGGAGCCGGATTGCCTGGGTAACCAGTTTGGAATCTTGACTTGGCCACTTTCTATCTGTGTAACCTTGGCCAAGTCCCTTCATCTTTCTGGGATGTTAGGATTAAATTCAGTAATCAATGGAAAGTTTAGACCAGTGCCTACAGTGCTCAATGCATGTTACCaatattactttttgtttttattgtgcaTTGAAATAGGCCATGATAGAATCAAAGTTGTCCCAGAATAGCAAGTTCAGAGAGCTCAAGGTGGGAAGGAACATGCTGCGTTCAGGGGATCTTTCCTACCTCCATCCTCCAAACTCACCTTCTTTCCAGGGCTGGTACATCCCATGGTCCATCCTACTTCAGGGCCTCTGCACTGGCGGTTCCCTatgtcctccccctcccccaaggtcaTTCCTCCATCAACGTATTTGTCTGACTCCCCACTCTGATCTCATTTCAAATATTACCACTGCAGAAGGCCTCCCCTGTCCACCGTAGCTCATGATGCTCCCTTCCCTTCATTATTCTGTTGTCACATCTCCCTGGTAGGCACTTAATACAGTATTCCTGTCCTCTAGAATGTATTCCCTGTTAAGACGAACAACTTGTCTGCCTTGTTCACCCTCTGTCCGGAACAGGGTAGGTGTCCAATAAATCTGTATCAAATAAACGCTGGAAAGGATTAACAGCCAGAAGTTCTCTGTGATGAGTAGATAGACGTTGGGGACAATACAGAACTTGAGGTCAAGGAATTAGAAAGAGGCCTAGCTTAGTGGGAAACCAAGGAAGGGTTTTAAATATGGGAAGTGGCATGAACTAGTTTAGGTCttcatatactctctctctctcttttttttttttttaaagtaggttccatgcccagtgtggactccaacatggggcttgaactcatgaccctgagatcaagacctgaactgagatcaacagtcaagcgcttaaccaactgagccacccaggggcctcaatatactcttttttaaaaaattgttttagtttatggaaaatttcaaacatgaccaaaagaaaggaaggggaagagtaTAACCAGCCCCTCACCAATCCATCACCCACATGACCAATTTTGTTccatcatcccctcccccattaaGTCCCTTgagttattttgaagcaaattccacACATTTCATCCAGAAACACTTAAACCTGTGTTCCTAAAAAATAAggactctcggggcgcctgggtggctcagtcggttaagcgtccgacttcagctcaggtctcgatctcgcggtccgtgagttcgaaccccgcgtcaggctctgggctgatggctcagagcctggagcctgcttccgattctgtgtctccctctctctctgcccctcccccgttcatgctgtgtctctctctgtctcaaaaataaataaacattaaaaaaaaaaataaggactctctctctttgaaacaCAACTAAAATATCATTATCACAACTTTCAAACTTTAgagtcatttctttttactttattattatattttttaatgttcatttatttttgagagatggagagcgacagagaacgagcaggggaggagcagagacagagggagacacagaatccgaagcaggctccaggctctgagctgtcagtacagagcctcacgtggggcttgaacccaccaactgtgagatcatgccctgagccaaagtcggacccttaaccgactgggtcacccaggcgccccaagagtcatTTCTTCACATTATCACATTTCTGCCATTGTCCCCTGCATATCTTGCTTTTCATTTGTAAgaacaatgttttatttcaaacatacagaaagcaTGAgaatagaattgtttttattttattctttttaatgtttttatttatttttgagacagagagagacagagcatgagcaggggagaggcagagaaagagagggagacacagaatctgaagcaggctccaggctccgagctgtcagcacagagcctgacgcggggctcgaactcatggagtgtgagatcatgacctgagctgaagtcggacgctcaaccaactgagccacccaggcgcccctagaattgtTAATAATAGAAGTGGCTGGCATCAGCAATTATCTATTGATGGCCAATGTTTCATTCCCCCACCCACTCCTCCCAGATGATTTTGAAGCTATATGCCGGACATTGTATcccataaatatctttttattacaCTTGTTGCGTCTGCATCAGAATTTAAACAAGATCCACacattgtgtttgttttctgtgattCTTTAATCTGtcattgacattttattttattttatttattttttaattttttgatgtttacttatttttgacagagcggggtaggggcagagagagggggagacacagaatctgaagcaggctccaggctctgagctgtcaaggcacagcctgatgcggagctcacgagctatatcatgacctgagcggaagtcaggcgcctaactgactgagccacccaggcgcctcttttgactttttttttttaattatttttttttaacatttatttatttttgagacagagagagactgagcatgaacgggggaggggcagagagagagggagacacaaaatcggaagcaggctccaggctctgagccatcagcccagagcccgacgcggggctcgaactcacggaccgcgagatcgtgacctgagctgaagtcagacgcttaaccgactgagccacccaggtgcccctgacattaaaaaaaaaaaaaaaaaaaattatgtatttattttgagacagaaagctcaagtgggggagaggcagggagagaagaatcccaagcaggcaatgtcactgcagagcctgaagagctggatatggggctcgagttcacaaactacgagatcccgacctgtgccaaaatcggatgcttaaccgactgagccacccaggcactcctgtgattgatattttaaaagcctcACTCTGGTTGCTGCATGGAAAACAGACTGTAGGGAGGCAGAGCAGAAGCCAGAAGCCCAGCGAGGTGGCTgctatatattaattataatattaactACCAGCATTTAGTTAGCACTtcttatatacctgaaactatcGTGAGTGCTTGGTATACGTTCTTTCATCTCATCCTGACAGCAAGTTTTTAAGAGGAGGCGATACTATTATCCCCAGtgtacagaaaaaggaaaatgaggcacaaggAGGGAGGTCacttattcaaggtcacacagggtcAGGGTCAGGATTTAAACTCCTGCAGCCAGGCCCTGGAACCCACGTAATTTGCATTTATGCCTTGCTGCCTCTTGACTGGGGCTGAGGGCCTGATGGTGGAGAAGTGGCCTGATTGGAGAGGTTAACTTAACAGAGCCTAGAtaggtgtacctgggtggctcagttggttaagcgtccgacttaggctcagatcacatgatctgatggttcatgcgtctgagccccgcatcaggctctgtgctgacagctcagagcctggagctgctccagattctgtctccctctctctctgcccctccccccactcgcactctgtcttgtctctgtctctgtctctgtctcaaaaataaataaacataaaaaagtttaaaacaggGCCTAGTGATGAATTGGAAGGAGTTGAGGATGGTGATGAAATCACAATAATAGTTTTGTTCTGTGCCAGGCGCTCTCCCAGACTCTTTACATGTCTGAACTTATTAGATCTTCACAATAAGGGAGGAGCTCTTTtcaacctcattttacagatgagtataCTTATACTGAATGAAGCCCAGAAGACGGTAAGTTTTGAGCCCAAGGTCGCACAGTTGAGAAGGGGTATGCCCAGGTTTCTACCTCTTAGGGCTTCTCACAGCTGACCCAGAAGGTGTGCATGCCTTCAAGGGACTGGTGAACAGTCTAGCAATCCAGCAGAAACAGCAAGAATGGGCCCCAGAGTGAAGAGGTCTTATTTGGGGGGAACCTCACAGTAAAGAGTGCTTGAGGATCCCTGCTTTCctgtttcctccttcccctgaGCTCCTGGCAATCCCTGAACCTTCTTTTGTTTCAGCCCTGATGTCTGCACCATTCTCCTCACCGACCGGACAGGGCTCACCTCCAGGTCCCCAGCTTCTCCCAGCTTGGGCCAGGCACACAGGAGACCCCAAGTGAGGAATAAATGTGCAAAATTCTCTCCTTGACTTTGAGCTTTTCTGTCTGCCTGTTTCTCTCCTGAGAAAAACCACCGGAAATACACAAGGAGTCCCGCTATCAGTGTATTGGGGCCTCCTgttgggttttcatttctctctctgtccgtgCTTCTCCCAACGTCTCTCCCTCGCCTTTTGAGTGTATCCCCGTTCGCCGTTTCTCTGTTTCACCGTCTTCTAGGTCTCTGAAGTCTCTTCGCCAGactggacccccacccccaccctagcGGCCGCGGGCGCGGCCCCTTTAAgacggccccgcccccgccccgccccgcccgcgccgcgccgcgccccgcccctccccgcccaggtCAGCCAGTGGGCACCCGGCTTCCGCCGGCGCTGCGCCTCAGCTCGGTCCCACCCGGCCGCGAGCGCGATGGCGGGGGCTACACTGAGGTTCGCCGGGCGGCAGCTCAGCCAGTGCAGCGGGTCTGGAGTCCCCATCCTCCTACGGCAGGTGCGAGGACGCTGGACCCGCAACGGGACTACTGGGCGCTGGGCGGCGGCAGGGGCGGGACTCCGGGTTCCTTGAAAGGGAGGAGATCTGGGATCCCCGGGGCTTGGGGCCGGACTCCTGAGTCCTAGACGGAAGAGGCTGCTGGAGACCCTGATTTGgcgggggagtgtgtgtgtggggggggtattGGAAAGTTGGGACTCATTGGTTCAGATGGAGTAAGGTGCAGGGGCCCCAGACTCCCGACGCCGAGGGGAAAGAAGGGTTTCTGCTTCTGGATCTTAGGAAGAGAATCGAATCGAGGCTCGGAGTCCTGGGTCCCCAGTGAGTGGAAGTCTGGTTCCGCGCTCTCACCTGTCCCACGCCCCCTTCCCAGATGTTTGAGCCCAAGAGCTGCACCTACACGTACCTGTTGGGTGACAGAGAGTCCCGTGAGGCCATTCTGATCGACCCGGTTCTGGAGACAGCGCCTCGGGATGCCCAGCTGGTCAAGGAACTGGGGCTGCGGCTGCTGTATGCTGGTCAGTCTGGAGACCgaactcctgggtctgagggaggagggcgtTGGGGGCTGGGAAGCCTGCGTCCTCCTCTGTGCCCTCCTGGACCTGgccctcctttctcccccagTGAATACCCACTGCCACGCGGATCACATTACGGGCTCAGGGCTGCTCCGGTCCCTACTCCCCGGCTGCCAGTCTGTCATCTCCCGCCTTAGCGGGGCCCAGGCTGACTTGCACATTGAGGATGGGGACTCCATCCACTTCGGGCGCTTCGTGAGTTGGATCCTGGGTCCCGAGAGGGTGGTGGCCTGGACTTCTTGGACCTAAGggaagagggggctgggggcttggGCTCCTGAATCCTGGGGTAGGAGGGGCCTCTGGCCTGGATTTCTGATCCCTGAATTTGTCTCTGGGAGGAGGGCGCCATAAACGCAGGTGGGGCACTGGGGCAAGAGGCTGGGCAGGTGTGTCTTTGGCCAGGCCCCTTGAGTCAACAACATTTGTGGAGTTTCCTACCACCTTGGAGCAGCTCTTTTGGCCTGGCATCTCCATAAAAGTTGATCGAGGGCTAAAATTCTGAAGCCGGGGCTGAGGGAGAGACCCAGCACTGTCTTCTAGAGCCGCAAGATCCTTGCCCAGAGCCAGGATCAGGGTGAGGCCATCGAGGCGCCTAGGGCACAACATTTAAGGAGGTGTCCGCCCTCAGGGCCAGGCAAGGGCAGGGTGGGCACCTTCAAGCCACCACCTCCTTAAAtatctcccccacccacctcccccctccccccgccacgtGCCAGCTTGTCTCACCCTTGGCATGGCTGTTGCTTCACACAGGAAGGGTCTGAAGGTTCCTACCTCTTTTTCACTGTCACAGGCCTAGTCAGCAGATTTCCAGCCAGAATTTCAACCCAGAGCAATAGATAGAGGTggagggggggctgggggaggagaaacACCTAacaaagcttttgtttttctgat
The Panthera uncia isolate 11264 chromosome E2 unlocalized genomic scaffold, Puncia_PCG_1.0 HiC_scaffold_19, whole genome shotgun sequence genome window above contains:
- the ETHE1 gene encoding persulfide dioxygenase ETHE1, mitochondrial isoform X2, with amino-acid sequence MAGATLRFAGRQLSQCSGSGVPILLRQMFEPKSCTYTYLLGDRESREAILIDPVLETAPRDAQLVKELGLRLLYAVNTHCHADHITGSGLLRSLLPGCQSVISRLSGAQADLHIEDGDSIHFGRFALETRASPGHTPGCVTFVLNDHSMAFTGDALLIRGCGRTDFQQGCAKTLYHSVHEKIFTLPGDCLVYPAHDYHDIAVPANMRCGIQTPPS